The Haemorhous mexicanus isolate bHaeMex1 chromosome 5, bHaeMex1.pri, whole genome shotgun sequence genome contains a region encoding:
- the MGAT3 gene encoding beta-1,4-mannosyl-glycoprotein 4-beta-N-acetylglucosaminyltransferase, whose amino-acid sequence MKMRRHKLFLTLCMAGLCLISFLHFLKALSYVTFPRELASLSPNLVSSFFWNNAPVTPQVSPEPGGAEFLRTPLYSHSPLLQPLSPSRASEELHKVEFVLPEDSTEYFVRTKAGGICFKPGTKVLEKPPVGGRQEERADGAASGRPARKPLSAGGAKRRKWVECVCLPGWHGPSCGVPTVVQYSNLPTKDRLVPREVPRRVINAINVNHEFDLLDVRFHELGDVVDAFVVCESNFTAYGEPRPLKFREMLLNGSFDYIRHKVLYVFLDHFPPGGRQDGWIADDYLRTFLTRDGISRLRNLRPDDVFIIDDADEIPARDGVLFLKLYNGWTEPFAFHMRKSLYGFFWKQPGTLEVVSGCTMGMLQAVYATDGIRLRRRDYYTMPGFRQYENSTGHILVQWSLGSPLHFAGWHCSWCFTPEGIYFKLVSAQNGDFPRWGDYEDKRDLNYIRELIRTGGWFDGTMQEYPPADPKEQMYAPKYLLKNYQRFRYLLENPYRKAEGAG is encoded by the coding sequence ATGAAGATGAGACGCCATAAACTCTTTCTGACTCTCTGCATGGCTGGTCTCTGCCTCATCTCCTTCTTGCACTTCCTCAAGGCCCTTTCCTATGTCAccttccccagggagctggCTTCACTTAGTCCCAACCTCGTCTCCAGCTTCTTCTGGAACAATGCCCCCGTCACGCCTCAGGTCAGCCCTGAGCCAGGGGGTGCAGAGTTCCTGCGCACACCGCTGTACTCCCACTCCCCCTTGCTCCAGCCCCtgtctcccagcagagccagcgaAGAGCTGCACAAGGTTGAGTTCGTGCTGCCAGAAGACTCAACGGAATACTTTGTCCGTACCAAAGCCGGTGGCATTTGCTTTAAGCCAGGCACCAAGGTGTTGGAGAAGCCACCCGTGGGAGGCCGGCAGGAGGAGCGAGCGGATGGCGCGGCCTCGGGGCGGCCGGCTCGGAAGCCGCTGAGCGCCGGCGGAGCCAAGCGGCGCAAGTGGGTGGAATGCGTGTGTCTGCCGGGCTGGCACGGCCCCAGCTGTGGGGTCCCCACCGTGGTCCAGTACTCCAACCTGCCCACCAAGGACCGCCTCGTGCCCCGGGAGGTCCCCCGGCGGGTAATCAATGCCATCAACGTCAACCACGAGTTCGACCTGCTGGATGTCCGCTTCCATGAGCTGGGAGACGTGGTGGATGCTTTTGTGGTGTGCGAGTCCAACTTCACAGCCTACGGAGAGCCGCGGCCCCTCAAGTTCCGCGAGATGCTCCTCAACGGCTCCTTTGACTACATCCGCCACAAGGTGCTCTACGTTTTCCTGGACCACTTCCCGCCCGGTGGCCGCCAGGACGGCTGGATCGCTGACGATTACCTGCGCACCTTCCTCACCCGGGACGGCATCTCCCGCCTCCGCAACCTGCGCCCAGACGACGTCTTCATCATCGATGACGCTGATGAGATCCCAGCCCGTGATGGCGTGCTCTTCCTCAAGCTCTACAACGGCTGGACAGAGCCCTTCGCCTTTCACATGCGCAAGTCGCTCTATGGCTTCTTCTGGAAGCAACCGGGCACCTTGGAGGTGGTCTCGGGCTGCACCATGGGCATGCTGCAGGCCGTCTATGCCACCGACGGGATACGTTTGCGACGCCGTGATTACTACACCATGCCTGGGTTTCGGCAGTACGAGAACAGCACGGGACACATCCTGGTGCAGTGGTCGCTGGGCAGCCCCCTCCACTTTgctggctggcactgctcctggtgtttcaccccagaggGGATCTACTTCAAACTGGTGTCAGCCCAGAACGGGGACTTTCCCCGCTGGGGTGACTACGAGGATAAACGAGACCTCAATTATATCCGGGAGCTGATCCGGACTGGTGGCTGGTTTGATGGTACAATGCAGGAGTACCCCCCTGCTGACCCCAAGGAGCAGATGTATGCTCCCAAGTACCTGCTCAAGAACTACCAGCGGTTCCGCTACTTGTTGGAGAACCCCTACCGAAAGGCGGAGGGTGCTGGGTGA